The Patescibacteria group bacterium DNA segment TGCGCAATCAGTCCTTGATATAGAGGAAACACTTCGCGAATCTCACAACATCTCTAATCCTGATAAAGACGATTTTTTTCTTGTTACATCTAAAGCGGCTGTGGATCAAATAAGGTCCATTATTGGCGCACTGACTATCTTTCTTTCTTCCGTGGTGGCTATTGCTCTTGTAGTTGCTGGTGTGGGGGTTATGAACATCATGTTGGTGTCGGTGACAGAAAGAACGCGTGAGATTGGATTGCGTAAATCACTCGGTGCGACTAATAAAGATATACTCACTCAGTTTTTAATGGAAGCGGTGATTCTGACCGGTATTGGAGGGATAATAGGTGTTGCACTAGGTTCTCTGCTTTCATTTTTAACCGCTCTCGCTATTAGCAATTTTATGGGACTGCAGTGGGAATTTTCGTTTCCGTTTTCTGCTGCAATTATGGGGATAGTCGTATCCACTTTTGTCGGTCTTGTGTTCGGGATCTATCCGGCACGAAAAGCATCTAAAAAAAGCCCCATAGAGGCATTGCGGTATGAATAACTACTTATGAAATACAGCACCATTATTGTTATTGCAGGCATTGCCATAATTGTTGGCGCTGTATTTCTGTGGGTAAATCAGAGGGATTTTGAAATACGAAACTATCCTTCGCAGGGAGAAACTATTATTGCATTTGGCGACAGTCTTGTTAAAGGTATTGGGGCACAGGAAGGTAATGATTTTGTCTCGGTGTTGTCTGCGCAGATTGGAGAGCCCATAGAAAACTTTGGCAGAAGCGGGGATACGACAGAGCGCGCACTTGGGAGGATTGACACGGTTCTTGAAAGAAATCCAAAAGTGGTACTTGTTCTATTGGGAGGCAATGACTATATATTGAGAACATCAAAAGAAAAAGTGTTTACCAATCTTGGAATGATAATAGAGGCAATACAAGAGAGGGGAGCTATCGTCATTCTTTTGGGAGTTCGTGGCGGGATTCTCAAAGACGGCTACAAAAAAGATTTTGAAAATCTTGCCCGAGAGTACAAAACGGCATATATTCCAAATGTCATTGATGACATCATTGGCAATCCCGAATTTATGTTTGACTCTATTCACCCCAACGACAAAGGCAACAAAATAATTGCCGACCGCATATATCCCATCCTCAAAGAGTTGATTGAGTAAAAAATATTTGATATTGCATAGGACTTTCCTATGTACATAGGAAAGTCCTATGCGTTGGTTGTGGAGTGTTTGGTATACTAAAGATATGAAAAAAACCTTAATTACAATATTGGTACTTTTTGTACTCGGTGGTGTTGCTTACTTTCTAACGACAACTTATACAAAACCAGAAATAGCAAAATTGACTGATACAAAATCGTACGAAGTCATTGGAACTTCTGTTGATGGCAGAGAAATTCAAGCGTATCGGTTTGGTACGGGAGAGCACACTCTTGTCTATGTTGGGGCTATCCATGGAGGATATGAATGGAATACAGCATTACTAAGCTATAAGCTCATTGATTACCTTGTTGATAATCCTGAGAATATTCCCAACAACATCTCCGTGGTAGTAATTCCAGTTGCAAATCCAGATGGTCTCGCTATTGTGGTAGGCACGGGAGAGCGATTTGATGCTACAGATGCGCCACAATTTGATTTTGCCGATGAGGTATCTATAAACGATTTGGTGGTTGCTGGTCGTTTTAATGCCAATGGTGTAGATATCAATCGTAACTTTGATTGTAAATGGCAGACAAAAGCCGTTTGGCGCACAGAGACTGTAGATGCGGGGACTACAGTATTCTCAGAACCAGAAGCAATCGCACTCCGCAACTTTTTCATATCAGAGAAACCAAAGGCAGTCGTTTTTTTCCATAGCGCAAGCAATGGGGTATACACATCTTTCTGCGAAGACGGTCCTCTACAAGGTACTGTTGAGCTTTTGGCAACATACAGCGGTGCATCCGGCTATACTCGCTTTGATGACTTTCCGTACTATGAGGTTACTGGAGATGCGGCTGACTGGCTTGCGACACGAGGAATTCCTGCTATTAGTGTGGAACTGGAAACTCACAGTGTGATTGAGTGGGAAAAGAATTTGGCTGGTATAGAAGCAATGTTCGCACTGTATTCAAAATAAATTTCTGAATTAACTCTAGAGGTATGGTAAAATATATATATGGAAGAGCAGATTTTACAGAAAATAGAGGAGCAAGGCAAAAAAATTGATGATCTTCTTCAGACAGTCAATAAATTACGCAGATATTTTCTTGCGATTATTTGGATAACAGTTATTCTTTTTGTGCTGCCACTTATTGCAGCTGTGTTTGTTGTCCCCGCTTTTTTGGATACATATCTGAGTTCCTTTGATGGGCTTCTCTAAATTAAAATAAGAATTAGTAAAAATAACTTATAAAAGTTGAATTTTGAAATTATTCAATATATAGGTATAATATTGGTAATGAAAAATATGATTAAAAAAATGTTCTTATGGGGTCATCAAGCTAAAGATGATATCAAAAGCAACCACATATCAACAACCCAAATAAAGAGGAAAAAAGAAAAAGCTATTCAGCATGTAGGAGAGCGTTATGGTCGTGCCATTTCACGCCTTTCTGATACTTAATTCCGATGCTTTATTTTGACGAGGACGATCTTGAACTTATTTTCAATTTAATCGTCAAGCACTACTCTGATCGA contains these protein-coding regions:
- a CDS encoding arylesterase, with product MKYSTIIVIAGIAIIVGAVFLWVNQRDFEIRNYPSQGETIIAFGDSLVKGIGAQEGNDFVSVLSAQIGEPIENFGRSGDTTERALGRIDTVLERNPKVVLVLLGGNDYILRTSKEKVFTNLGMIIEAIQERGAIVILLGVRGGILKDGYKKDFENLAREYKTAYIPNVIDDIIGNPEFMFDSIHPNDKGNKIIADRIYPILKELIE